In Aspergillus nidulans FGSC A4 chromosome IV, a single window of DNA contains:
- a CDS encoding uncharacterized protein (transcript_id=CADANIAT00000158), translating into MEEVSPKMFILPGPPLAYLHWPTYTGLPTLADLRFAPGVLWRLGRSGCIQIALRGLLIAFSSSKECYLISTLSLPTWSLELCFLLQIKEVSKLGRLRQFGPAFQ; encoded by the exons CTTCCTGGCCCTCCGCTGGCCTACCTACACTGGCCTACCTACACTGGCCTACCTACACTGGCTGATCTGCGCTTCGCTCCGGGAGTGCTCTGGAGGCTGGGACGCTCCGGGTGCATTCAGATAGCCCTGCGGGGGCTTTTGATAGCTTTTAGTAGTTCAAAAGAATGCTACCTTATATCTACTCT TAGCCTTCCTACCTGGTCCCTCGAACTTTGTTTTCTACTTCAGATAAAGGAAGTTTCAAAACTTGGGCGTCTAAGGCAG TTTGGCCCTGCTTTTCAA TAG